A part of Paenibacillus sp. IHBB 10380 genomic DNA contains:
- a CDS encoding YycC family protein — MKPLQISAETAITLSKKLGVPIEHLMHMPQHILLQKITELSKQETSKPDDEKDPS, encoded by the coding sequence ATGAAACCTTTACAAATATCAGCAGAGACAGCTATCACCCTATCTAAGAAACTAGGTGTGCCCATCGAACACCTTATGCATATGCCTCAGCATATTTTACTTCAAAAAATCACAGAACTTAGTAAGCAAGAAACTTCTAAACCTGATGATGAGAAAGATCCATCATGA
- a CDS encoding DUF2225 domain-containing protein, which produces MTTLEPLYSISVSCSFCEHEFMTSRVRPSFKKSIRTDSDFCAYYKNENPDFYVVRVCPKCGFASTENSADRLNDAQKKTFEGKMSRRWIERDFAGHREWETALETYKLALLCAQTIGDTERIIASHLQHIAWLYRYKGDYEQEQRFLKYCLDSYIRVYEVEGVGANNARLLYLIGELNRRVGHFHEAVKWFSRVINDKNIIDAAMIRASREQWALLREQMMAKEMELPEQMNAALE; this is translated from the coding sequence TTGACTACGCTAGAACCACTCTATTCCATTTCAGTTTCATGCAGTTTTTGTGAGCATGAATTTATGACATCTCGAGTTCGGCCTAGTTTCAAAAAATCTATTCGAACAGATTCCGATTTTTGTGCATATTACAAGAATGAAAATCCTGACTTTTATGTCGTTCGAGTGTGTCCCAAATGTGGATTTGCATCCACAGAAAACTCAGCTGATAGGTTAAACGATGCCCAGAAGAAGACTTTTGAGGGGAAGATGAGTCGGCGCTGGATTGAGCGTGATTTCGCGGGACATCGTGAATGGGAGACAGCGCTAGAAACATACAAGTTGGCGCTGCTCTGTGCACAGACGATTGGGGATACAGAACGTATTATAGCAAGTCATCTCCAACATATCGCTTGGCTGTATCGCTATAAGGGTGATTATGAACAAGAGCAACGATTCTTGAAGTATTGTTTAGACTCTTATATCCGTGTATATGAAGTAGAAGGAGTAGGAGCTAACAATGCACGTTTGTTATATTTGATAGGGGAGCTCAATAGAAGAGTCGGTCATTTCCATGAAGCTGTGAAATGGTTCTCTCGTGTTATTAACGATAAGAACATTATAGATGCAGCTATGATTCGGGCCTCAAGGGAACAGTGGGCTTTATTGCGTGAGCAGATGATGGCCAAGGAAATGGAACTTCCAGAGCAAATGAACGCTGCTCTTGAATAA
- a CDS encoding globin domain-containing protein, translated as MNPSLSIYDNLGGEKMVRELVESFYPRVQKHPLIGPLFPQDISDVMDKQYMFLSQFFGGPSLYSNAVGHPMMRARHLPFPITEQHAKAWLHCMEEALHDIGVEEQLRVFVLNRLSGPAYHFINSDS; from the coding sequence ATGAATCCAAGCTTGAGTATTTATGACAACCTGGGCGGCGAGAAGATGGTACGTGAACTTGTAGAATCGTTCTATCCCAGGGTACAGAAACATCCTTTAATAGGTCCACTTTTTCCACAGGATATTTCAGATGTTATGGACAAGCAATACATGTTTTTGAGTCAGTTTTTCGGGGGACCCTCCCTGTATTCTAATGCGGTCGGTCACCCTATGATGAGAGCACGGCATCTCCCTTTTCCAATTACAGAGCAACATGCCAAAGCATGGCTTCATTGTATGGAGGAAGCGCTTCATGATATTGGGGTGGAAGAGCAGCTACGTGTTTTTGTATTGAATAGGCTCTCAGGTCCTGCTTATCACTTTATTAACAGCGATAGCTAG
- the ylbJ gene encoding sporulation integral membrane protein YlbJ: protein MTIKSLNIMVLITLLMGLCILMLSYPEAYFEAALRGLAIWWDVLFPSLFPFFIISEVLLGFGIVHLIGTLLDPVMQPLFRIPGSGGFVVAMGYVSGYPIGARLTANLWEQKMISRDAGERLVAFTTSSDPIFLIGAVSIGFFHDSSIVPILAVAHYGGGLLIGIIMRFHGSRSENPQHSQNSPSPMFSLNRLKHAFQSMHKARMEDGRTLGELLLQAVQSSFQLIIVVGGLVVFFSVFLELLTQAKIMSGLYWFMERGLNLAGLPESLSQSLVGGLFEVTLGARSAGESASIPLQYKVAAAAFVLSWGGLSVHAQIASILHSTNLRYLPFMVARFVHGVIAAVLVLLLWNVFMPGSGVLSTFQAFNSLTLPTLIPTTGGFTGILTLFVIILIVMLLLSLLLTVITGIWSMVRRSINK from the coding sequence ATGACTATAAAATCTCTCAACATAATGGTTCTAATCACCCTTTTGATGGGATTGTGTATATTAATGCTTAGTTATCCCGAGGCATACTTTGAGGCTGCCCTACGTGGGTTGGCCATTTGGTGGGATGTTCTCTTCCCTTCTCTTTTCCCCTTCTTTATTATATCTGAAGTTCTGCTTGGATTTGGCATCGTTCATTTAATCGGTACCCTCTTAGACCCTGTGATGCAACCCTTATTCCGTATACCCGGAAGCGGTGGCTTTGTTGTGGCCATGGGTTATGTCTCTGGATACCCCATAGGAGCTAGATTAACTGCTAATTTGTGGGAACAAAAGATGATCAGTCGCGATGCGGGAGAACGATTAGTTGCCTTCACAACTTCATCTGATCCTATATTCCTGATTGGTGCTGTATCTATAGGTTTTTTTCACGATTCATCCATCGTACCTATACTGGCAGTAGCCCACTACGGCGGAGGACTATTGATAGGAATCATTATGCGTTTTCACGGATCTAGATCAGAGAATCCACAACATTCGCAAAATTCACCTTCTCCTATGTTTAGCCTAAATCGCCTTAAACATGCATTTCAATCTATGCATAAGGCTCGAATGGAAGATGGAAGAACGCTTGGAGAGCTTCTACTGCAAGCGGTTCAATCATCATTTCAACTTATTATTGTTGTAGGCGGACTTGTTGTATTCTTCTCCGTATTTCTAGAATTACTCACTCAAGCAAAAATTATGTCAGGTCTCTACTGGTTCATGGAGCGGGGGTTAAACCTTGCAGGACTACCAGAATCCTTGTCTCAGTCCCTCGTTGGCGGATTATTCGAAGTGACCTTGGGTGCGCGCTCAGCTGGTGAATCTGCTTCCATTCCCCTTCAATATAAGGTCGCAGCTGCAGCATTCGTTCTTTCTTGGGGAGGTCTATCCGTTCATGCACAGATTGCAAGTATTCTTCATTCCACTAACTTACGTTACCTCCCCTTCATGGTCGCACGCTTCGTCCATGGTGTTATCGCAGCCGTTCTGGTATTGCTACTGTGGAACGTGTTTATGCCTGGATCGGGAGTTCTAAGTACGTTTCAAGCCTTCAATTCACTAACTCTACCGACCCTTATTCCAACAACAGGAGGATTCACCGGTATTCTTACACTTTTTGTTATTATTCTAATTGTGATGCTGTTACTATCCCTCTTACTTACTGTGATTACAGGAATCTGGTCGATGGTTCGCCGCTCCATTAACAAATGA
- a CDS encoding NAD kinase, translated as MRYYVLDRGDQLSVDLAEQFHQLAAQLHFTLDAESPEIVISIGGDGTMLHAFHTFIDHIPDIAFVGVHTGHLGFYSDWKADELPELIELMSGNITTGHSNPRIVKYPLLELEVQKKSGTTSYIALNEFTLKGVDGTLVAQIDINNHIFEMFRGDGICVSTPSGSTAYNKSLGGAMVHPSIEALQIAEIASINNRVFRTMGSPLLLPKHHHCDILSRKDQRLLLTVDHNNISINDLISVRCRVSEQKISFARYRPYPFWNRVRSSFLG; from the coding sequence TTGAGATACTATGTACTGGACCGCGGGGATCAGTTATCTGTTGATTTAGCAGAGCAATTCCACCAACTAGCGGCACAGCTTCATTTTACATTAGATGCAGAATCGCCTGAAATCGTTATATCCATAGGTGGAGATGGTACGATGCTCCATGCTTTTCATACGTTCATTGACCACATTCCTGATATTGCTTTTGTAGGGGTACATACAGGTCATTTAGGATTCTATTCTGATTGGAAAGCAGACGAGCTTCCAGAGCTTATTGAGCTGATGAGCGGTAATATCACTACAGGCCATTCCAACCCACGTATTGTGAAATACCCGCTCCTTGAGCTCGAAGTTCAGAAGAAATCCGGAACAACTTCCTACATTGCCTTAAATGAATTCACACTTAAAGGTGTGGACGGTACACTTGTAGCGCAGATCGACATTAACAATCATATCTTCGAAATGTTCAGAGGCGATGGTATATGTGTCTCCACCCCTTCAGGCAGTACAGCGTATAACAAGAGTCTCGGAGGAGCAATGGTGCACCCTTCCATTGAAGCACTACAAATAGCCGAGATAGCGTCTATTAACAATCGTGTCTTCCGTACCATGGGCTCGCCATTGCTTCTTCCTAAGCACCATCACTGTGACATTCTGTCACGTAAAGACCAGCGTTTACTACTCACAGTTGATCACAATAATATATCTATTAATGATTTGATTTCAGTTCGTTGCCGAGTATCTGAACAGAAAATTAGCTTTGCCCGCTATCGGCCATACCCTTTTTGGAATCGTGTGAGATCATCTTTCCTAGGATAA
- a CDS encoding YutD family protein — protein MILVGGKNYEILKDHKSGWNPEAFRGRYSDVLERYDYIIGDWGYSQLRLKGFYRDNHPKANKETAISSMEDYINEYCNFGCAFFVLQKSREPVLKDKETNIPKEDTNVPNEEINVPNEEINILKEEETSSP, from the coding sequence TTGATTCTTGTAGGTGGTAAAAATTATGAAATTCTGAAAGACCACAAAAGTGGCTGGAACCCTGAGGCCTTCCGTGGTCGATACAGTGACGTGTTGGAGAGATATGATTATATCATCGGTGATTGGGGATATAGCCAGTTACGCTTGAAGGGATTTTACCGGGATAACCATCCTAAAGCCAACAAAGAAACAGCTATATCTAGTATGGAAGATTATATCAACGAATATTGTAACTTCGGGTGTGCTTTCTTTGTTTTACAGAAGAGCCGAGAGCCTGTTCTCAAAGATAAAGAAACAAATATTCCGAAAGAAGATACAAATGTACCGAATGAAGAAATAAATGTACCGAATGAAGAAATAAATATTTTGAAAGAAGAAGAAACAAGCAGCCCCTGA
- the lipA gene encoding lipoyl synthase: MSRSTTKEPKPDWIRIKMTTGENYQEIKNMMRSKTLHTVCEEARCPNIYECWANRTATFMILGDICTRACRFCAVNTGMPTELDLGEPERVAEAAVSMNLQHCVITSVARDDLQDGGASIFAATIHAVRRQLPLCSVEVLIPDFMGNPEALKVVMDAKPDILNHNIETVERLSDRVRAKAKYSRSMELLQRSKELQPSIPTKSSIMLGVGEEWDEILQSMDDLRAVGCNILTLGQYLQPSPKHLDVVKYIPPADFALLKEEGLKRGFSHVESAPLVRSSYHAHKQVQSAAEHV, translated from the coding sequence TTGTCCAGAAGTACTACGAAGGAACCTAAGCCGGACTGGATTCGCATTAAAATGACAACCGGAGAAAACTATCAGGAAATTAAAAACATGATGCGTTCCAAGACGTTGCATACCGTGTGTGAAGAAGCACGTTGTCCTAACATATATGAATGTTGGGCGAATCGAACAGCAACCTTTATGATTTTGGGAGATATATGTACACGTGCATGTCGCTTTTGTGCTGTGAATACAGGAATGCCAACAGAACTTGATCTGGGTGAGCCTGAACGGGTTGCAGAAGCTGCTGTGAGTATGAATCTACAGCACTGTGTTATTACGAGTGTAGCTCGGGATGATTTACAGGATGGAGGGGCTTCCATTTTTGCTGCCACCATTCACGCTGTACGCCGTCAACTTCCACTATGTAGTGTAGAAGTGTTAATTCCAGATTTCATGGGAAATCCTGAAGCCCTGAAAGTGGTTATGGATGCTAAACCTGATATTCTGAATCATAATATTGAGACAGTAGAAAGATTGTCAGATCGAGTCCGTGCAAAGGCTAAATATAGTCGTTCAATGGAATTGCTACAACGATCTAAAGAATTACAACCTTCTATACCTACGAAGTCGAGTATTATGCTTGGGGTTGGGGAAGAATGGGATGAAATTTTGCAGTCCATGGATGATTTGCGAGCGGTTGGATGTAATATTCTAACGTTAGGTCAATATTTGCAACCTTCGCCTAAACATTTGGATGTAGTAAAGTATATACCGCCAGCAGATTTCGCATTGTTGAAGGAAGAAGGCTTGAAGCGTGGTTTTAGTCACGTTGAATCTGCCCCACTTGTACGAAGTTCATACCATGCACATAAGCAGGTGCAATCAGCCGCTGAGCATGTTTGA
- a CDS encoding M23 family metallopeptidase: protein MVSLHNHTRRYIISITTAVLSIYCCHPTDAATINVSTPSIETKQQDALASRKLLYEKISVVTNIPWYRIAAIDQYEHTMTKVHPKDRAHPPRLTGIYMSEPLWAGWLNPDQKDNNPESISFFKGYGRDGTGDGVADVNNDMDVLYSMANYLLKYGQSKDDFSIALWEYYHNSRSVQRIQQFSKLYEKFDSLDLNKHTFPLPVNSQYSYRSTWGSGRNWGGFRIHEGTDLFASYGVPVRSTCYGVVEMKGWNRYGGWRIGIRDIHNHYHYFAHLKGFQKGIKAGDVVNPGQVVGWVGSSGYGKPGTQGKFPPHLHYGIYRDNGFAEWSFDPYPSLLQWERTERKSLQIKKGNS from the coding sequence ATGGTTTCTCTTCACAATCACACTCGTAGATACATTATTTCTATAACCACCGCAGTCTTATCCATCTATTGTTGTCATCCTACGGATGCAGCTACAATAAATGTATCTACACCCAGCATTGAAACGAAACAGCAGGATGCATTGGCATCCCGTAAACTTTTATATGAAAAAATCAGTGTGGTCACTAACATTCCATGGTATAGAATCGCTGCCATCGACCAATATGAACACACTATGACGAAAGTCCATCCGAAAGATCGCGCTCATCCTCCTCGGCTAACAGGTATTTATATGTCTGAACCCCTCTGGGCAGGCTGGCTCAATCCGGATCAAAAGGACAATAATCCTGAGTCAATCTCTTTCTTTAAGGGCTATGGACGCGATGGAACAGGCGACGGTGTGGCAGATGTCAATAACGATATGGATGTTCTCTACAGTATGGCTAATTACTTACTTAAGTATGGTCAATCTAAGGATGACTTCAGCATTGCCTTATGGGAGTACTATCATAATAGCCGCTCCGTTCAACGAATTCAGCAATTTTCCAAGCTATATGAGAAGTTCGATTCACTTGATCTGAATAAACATACTTTCCCATTGCCTGTAAACAGCCAATATTCATATCGCAGTACTTGGGGGAGTGGACGCAATTGGGGTGGATTCCGAATTCATGAAGGTACAGACTTATTTGCAAGCTATGGTGTACCTGTACGTAGTACGTGCTACGGAGTAGTGGAGATGAAGGGTTGGAATAGGTACGGTGGCTGGCGAATTGGCATCAGAGATATTCATAACCATTACCACTATTTTGCTCACTTGAAGGGCTTCCAGAAGGGAATAAAAGCCGGCGATGTTGTAAATCCGGGACAAGTCGTTGGTTGGGTAGGTAGCTCCGGTTACGGAAAGCCGGGTACACAAGGAAAATTCCCACCCCATTTACATTATGGTATTTATCGAGATAATGGATTTGCAGAATGGTCATTTGATCCTTATCCTAGCTTACTTCAGTGGGAGCGAACTGAACGGAAATCACTTCAAATCAAAAAAGGTAACTCGTGA
- the yunB gene encoding sporulation protein YunB: protein MRRRHRWHSSSSKPRSTRRLWLLGCLVFVIILLQGFSYVDNKMKPPIMHLAKIRVKQIATEAINKAITAQVTQGTKAEQLVDWKTDTSGKVSGFMLNYAEHMKITSDTYNVVQSTLKDVHQLAEHIPLGQALGSPVLASFGPKIPVRIEPQGAAKIDLNTRQSDAGINMILVEVYIHVSVEVAVVIPFDMESEFVETEIPISYLLVVGDVPMYYYNSKGEPVGGSGANAPNISLPLGTTGSSGKVEGKDDVSKLLEGPESHTKTNGNP from the coding sequence ATGAGAAGAAGACATAGATGGCATAGTTCAAGCAGTAAGCCTAGAAGTACTCGTAGATTATGGCTCTTAGGTTGTCTTGTTTTTGTGATTATACTGTTGCAAGGGTTCTCCTATGTGGATAATAAAATGAAGCCCCCTATTATGCACTTAGCCAAAATAAGGGTTAAGCAAATTGCCACTGAGGCGATTAATAAAGCGATTACCGCGCAGGTGACACAAGGAACGAAGGCTGAACAATTGGTCGACTGGAAGACGGATACTTCGGGTAAAGTGTCAGGATTCATGCTGAATTATGCTGAGCATATGAAAATTACATCAGATACGTATAATGTTGTCCAATCTACACTAAAGGATGTTCATCAATTGGCAGAACACATCCCTTTAGGTCAGGCGTTAGGTAGTCCTGTACTGGCTTCGTTTGGACCTAAGATTCCTGTCAGGATCGAGCCTCAAGGAGCTGCAAAGATAGATCTGAATACAAGGCAAAGTGATGCAGGCATTAATATGATTCTTGTAGAGGTGTATATTCATGTCAGTGTTGAAGTAGCGGTAGTTATACCGTTCGATATGGAATCTGAATTTGTAGAGACTGAAATTCCTATATCGTATTTGCTTGTTGTGGGAGATGTGCCGATGTATTACTACAATTCTAAGGGAGAGCCGGTGGGTGGTAGTGGGGCAAATGCACCTAATATTTCACTCCCACTTGGAACGACAGGATCATCTGGTAAGGTGGAAGGAAAGGATGATGTGTCTAAGTTATTAGAGGGGCCAGAATCCCACACCAAGACGAATGGAAATCCATAA